In a single window of the Elaeis guineensis isolate ETL-2024a chromosome 4, EG11, whole genome shotgun sequence genome:
- the LOC140857257 gene encoding pentatricopeptide repeat-containing protein At1g02150-like: protein MLHSAVSLPFSPLRGFPLSSSASYSQISRGFGPSTVSLRVDQKPGGLIRCSISQVHSYGTVDYERRPALRWSSLYRRIATMENPSLGSAAVLERWEEEERRLNKWELCRLVKELRKFRRFKLALESVVERNCTLSLVVVLIDLLLLAI from the exons ATGCTTCACTCCGCCGTTTCCCTTCCCTTTTCTCCCCTCCGAGGCTTCCCTCTCTCGTCCTCCGCATCCTACTCCCAAATATCTCGAGGGTTCGGCCCCTCCACGGTCTCTCTTCGGGTGGACCAGAAGCCCGGAGGCCTGATCCGATGCTCAATCTCGCAGGTACACAGCTACGGCACCGTGGACTACGAGCGGCGGCCGGCCCTCAGGTGGAGCTCGCTCTACCGCAGAATCGCCACCATGGAGAACCCCAGCCTCGGCTCCGCTGCCGTCCTCGAGCggtgggaggaggaggagaggcggctCAACAAGTGGGAGCTCTGTCGCTTGGTGAAGGAGCTCAGGAAGTTCCGCCGGTTCAAGCTTGCCTTGGAG TCtgtagttgaaagaaattgtacttTATCTCTAGTGGTGGTGTTGATTGATTTACTACTTCTCGCAATCTAG
- the LOC140857148 gene encoding protein RMD5 homolog: MELNTIKDAFDRVAKKQKLSCSKTQEVIDEVGREIEEAMAKLQSTDNGLGCDLKSILLELKTKLNEMAPMNQLEGSQRELNIGLVKYAKILEKCLNPDISKAYRNVDSDIHIVNQIIASHFYRQGLFDLGDCFVSEANEPDATALKSPFLEMYGILEAMRSRNLEPALNWASKQSERLLENGSSLELKLHQLQFVEMLQKGSQNEALKYARTYLAPFASVHKVEIQKLMACLLWAGRLNQSPYAEFMSPTHWERLAEELTQQFCSLLGQSYESPLSVAIAAGIQGLPTLLKLASVMAAKQQEWQAMKQLPVPVDLGREFQFHSIFVCPVLREQGSDENPPMLMPCGHVLSKQSIVKLSKSSTRPFKCPYCPLEATVGQCRQLHF; this comes from the coding sequence ATGGAGCTAAATACAATAAAAGATGCATTTGACCGAGTTGCTAAGAAGCAAAAGCTTTCCTGCTCGAAAACCCAAGAAGTCATTGATGAGGTTGGGCGAGAGATAGAGGAGGCAATGGCGAAGTTGCAGTCAACTGATAATGGTTTAGGCTGTGACCTAAAATCCATTCTCTTGGAGCTCAAAACTAAGCTGAATGAAATGGCTCCAATGAATCAACTCGAAGGATCCCAGAGGGAGCTGAACATTGGGCTTGTCAAGTATGCAAAGATCCTTGAGAAGTGCTTAAATCCGGACATATCCAAGGCATATCGAAATGTCGACTCTGACATCCATATAGTAAACCAGATCATTGCAAGCCACTTCTACCGCCAAGGCTTGTTTGATCTTGGTGACTGTTTTGTAAGTGAGGCTAACGAGCCAGATGCTACTGCTCTAAAATCTCCATTCCTGGAGATGTATGGGATACTTGAAGCTATGAGGTCTAGGAACCTTGAGCCTGCACTGAATTGGGCTTCCAAGCAGAGTGAAAGGCTATTGGAGAATGGGTCAAGCCTCGAGCTGAAGCTTCACCAACTGCAGTTTGTGGAAATGCTACAGAAGGGAAGTCAAAATGAGGCTCTGAAATATGCAAGGACCTACCTGGCTCCATTTGCTTCAGTGCACAAGGTTGAGATTCAAAAGCTAATGGCCTGTCTCTTGTGGGCAGGTCGGCTCAACCAGTCTCCTTATGCAGAGTTTATGTCTCCAACTCACTGGGAGAGGTTGGCTGAGGAGCTCACCCAGCAGTTCTGCAGCCTCTTGGGTCAGTCCTACGAGAGCCCGCTTAGCGTGGCCATAGCTGCAGGGATCCAAGGGTTGCCAACTCTACTGAAGTTGGCAAGTGTGATGGCTGCAAAGCAGCAGGAGTGGCAGGCAATGAAGCAGCTGCCAGTGCCTGTTGATCTTGGGAGGGAATTCCAGTTTCATTCTATTTTTGTGTGCCCGGTGCTGAGGGAGCAAGGGAGTGATGAGAACCCACCAATGCTGATGCCTTGCGGGCATGTGCTGTCAAAGCAGTCAATAGTGAAACTGTCAAAGAGCAGCACACGGCCATTCAAGTGCCCTTATTGCCCGCTTGAGGCAACAGTGGGTCAATGCAGGCAGCTTCACTTTTAA
- the LOC140857149 gene encoding PRA1 family protein F4-like, which translates to MANYGAMLRRSGLAHATAAVAERARSTRKALSRFARPQAFACPADAEAAAVRAVRNIAYFRLHYALVLWILLLSTLAPSRRASMLFLMAASKVALFYGVLLRAVPNSVLLRRILDRRLVLALFVIVIVVELALTDAIQHLLLALAIGVPLVLLHAVFRVRDDLVAGDEAAAAVDAAPLSEKKEKEDADLESGSK; encoded by the coding sequence ATGGCGAACTACGGCGCCATGCTGCGGCGGTCCGGCCTGGCCCACGCCACGGCGGCGGTGGCGGAGCGCGCCCGCTCCACCCGCAAAGCCCTCTCCCGCTTCGCCCGCCCCCAGGCCTTCGCCTGCCCCGCCGACGCCGAGGCCGCCGCCGTCCGCGCCGTCCGCAACATCGCCTACTTCCGCCTTCACTACGCCCTCGTCCTCTGGATCCTCCTCCTCTCCACTCTAGCCCCCTCCCGCCGCGCCTCCATGCTTTTCCTCATGGCCGCCTCCAAGGTCGCCCTCTTCTACGGCGTCCTCCTCCGGGCCGTCCCTAACTCCGTCCTCCTCCGCCGGATCCTCGACCGCCGGCTCGTCCTCGCCCTCTTCGTCATCGTCATCGTCGTCGAGCTCGCCCTCACCGACGCCATCCAGCACCTCCTCCTTGCCCTCGCCATCGGCGTCCCCCTCGTCCTGCTCCACGCCGTGTTCAGGGTCAGGGACGATCTCGTGGCCGGCGACGAGGCCGCGGCCGCGGTCGACGCGGCGCCGCTctcggagaagaaggagaaggaggatGCCGATCTCGAATCTGGATCCAAGTGA
- the LOC140857150 gene encoding GATA transcription factor 27-like isoform X2 gives MGKHGPCCHCGVTSTPLWRNGPPEKPVLCNACGSRWRTKGSLTNYTPMHAREPIDSEELKVPKVKSISFKSKEQKLHKKKQSVITLESEREMPYSGQNFRKIADGDPSNRSSSGSVISYSESCAHFGTTDASDMTGSAQSNVWDSQVPSKRRTGVTRSKPSPVEKLTKDLYTIWHEQQPSYQGSSEGDLLYESGTPMDSFEIGYGSILIRNSKSIEEESEASSLPVDNKSCITNEAYSGIAFFPVHSESKGIRLLDSGNDKLKKSTAQVTRENVRRDKFSYDKLQILRDRESSLCSTDLQDVINFEELMRYLTHEEQQRLMKYLPPIDTAKPPESLKSMFSSPQFVESLSHFQQLLQEGIFDLSFSGANVEECRTLRKLVLLNLTKFKWVEYYKHLKDANHKQITEGKEMVSRQKAPGFRTSASLKKTRDGQNQNYPELKETMRSPKRLCKSGSTNLLSRNPTQLNCSDVGSKLTDDADDFLDNEGACFSPRSFFASPPDRGTMLAPLQFSDDSTDHDLLLDVPCNGSFPEAELLCHPWKQKAAQSSSPAESGVAQGEESLSNFPSSVSNKQLNHQ, from the exons GTACTCCTCTTTGGCGGAATGGACCGCCAGAGAAGCCAGTTTTATGCAATGCATGTGGTTCAAGGTGGAGAACAAAGGGTTCACTGACAAATTATACCCCTATGCATGCTCGAGAACCTATTGATTCAGAAGAATTAAAAGTTCCTAAGGTGAAAAGTATATCATTCAAATCCAAAGAACAGAAGCTGCACAAGAAAAAACAGAGCGTTATTACATTGGAAAGTGAACGTGAAATGCCATATTCTGGCCAGAACTTCCGAAAGATAGCTGATGGCGATCCAAGCAATCGATCTAGTTCTGGATCAGTGATATCATATTCAGAAAGTTGCGCACATTTTGGAACAACCGATGCAAGTGATATGACAG gttCGGCACAATCAAATGTCTGGGATTCTCAGGTTCCATCCAAGAGAAGGACAGGTGTTACTCGTTCAAAGCCCTCTCCTGTTGAAAAGCTCACAAAAGACCTCTATACCATATGGCATGAACAACAGCCATCTTACCAAGGATCTTCTGAAGGGGATCTACTCTATGAAAGTGGAACTCCAATGGATTCATTTGAGATAGGCTATGGAAGCATACTCATTAGGAATTCAAAGTCCATAGAGGAGGAATCAGAGGCAAGCTCACTTCCGGTAGATAATAAATCATGCATTACCAATGAGGCTTATTCAGGGATTGCCTTCTTTCCTGTACATAGTGAAAGCAAAGGAATTAGACTTTTAGATTCTGGTAATGACAAACTTAAGAAGTCTACAGCACAAGTGACCAGAGAGAATGTCAGAAG GGATAAATTTTCCTATGATAAGTTACAGATCCTGCGAGACAGAGAATCATCTCTATGTTCCACAGATCtgcaa GATGTCATTAACTTTGAAGAACTCATGAGGTATTTGACGCATGAGGAACAACAGCGTCTGATGAAGTATCTTCCTCCTATAGATACTGCCAAACCTCCTGAGAG CCTTAAAAGCATGTTTAGCAGTCCACAATTTGTGGAGTCTTTGTCTCACTTTCAGCAACTGCTTCAAGAGGGAATTTTTGATCTCTCCTTTTCGGGAGCAAATGTTGAAGAATGTAGGACTTTAAGGAAGCTTGTATTACTCAATTTGACAAAATTTAAATGGGTGGAGTACTATAAACATTTAAAG GATGCAAACCATAAACAAATCACAGAAGGAAAGGAAATGGTAAGCAGGCAAAAAGCTCCTGGATTTCGCACTTCAGCATCCCTCAAGAAGACTCGAGATGGCCAGAATCAGAACTATCCTG AGCTGAAAGAGACCATGAGAAGCCCAAAAAGACTCTGCAAATCTGGGAGCAcgaatcttctttcaagaaatcCAACTCAGCTGAATTGTAGTGATGTAGGCTCGAAGTTAACTGATGATGCGGATGATTTCTTGGACAATGAAGGGGCTTGCTTCAGTCCAAGAAGCTTTTTTGCATCTCCTCCAGATAGGGGCACCATGTTGGCTCCTTTACAATTCAGTGATGACAGTACTGATCATGACCTGTTGCTGGATGTGCCGTGCAATGGATCATTCCCCGAGGCGGAACTACTTTGTCATCCTTGGAAACAGAAAGCAGCCCAAAGCAGTTCCCCAGCAGAGAGTGGAGTTGCCCAAGGTGAAGAGAGTCTTTCCAACTTTCCGTCCAGCGTCAGCAACAAACAGCTGAACCACCAGTAG
- the LOC140857150 gene encoding GATA transcription factor 27-like isoform X1, translated as MGKHGPCCHCGVTSTPLWRNGPPEKPVLCNACGSRWRTKGSLTNYTPMHAREPIDSEELKVPKVKSISFKSKEQKLHKKKQSVITLESEREMPYSGQNFRKIADGDPSNRSSSGSVISYSESCAHFGTTDASDMTGSAQSNVWDSQVPSKRRTGVTRSKPSPVEKLTKDLYTIWHEQQPSYQGSSEGDLLYESGTPMDSFEIGYGSILIRNSKSIEEESEASSLPVDNKSCITNEAYSGIAFFPVHSESKGIRLLDSGNDKLKKSTAQVTRENVRSRDKFSYDKLQILRDRESSLCSTDLQDVINFEELMRYLTHEEQQRLMKYLPPIDTAKPPESLKSMFSSPQFVESLSHFQQLLQEGIFDLSFSGANVEECRTLRKLVLLNLTKFKWVEYYKHLKDANHKQITEGKEMVSRQKAPGFRTSASLKKTRDGQNQNYPELKETMRSPKRLCKSGSTNLLSRNPTQLNCSDVGSKLTDDADDFLDNEGACFSPRSFFASPPDRGTMLAPLQFSDDSTDHDLLLDVPCNGSFPEAELLCHPWKQKAAQSSSPAESGVAQGEESLSNFPSSVSNKQLNHQ; from the exons GTACTCCTCTTTGGCGGAATGGACCGCCAGAGAAGCCAGTTTTATGCAATGCATGTGGTTCAAGGTGGAGAACAAAGGGTTCACTGACAAATTATACCCCTATGCATGCTCGAGAACCTATTGATTCAGAAGAATTAAAAGTTCCTAAGGTGAAAAGTATATCATTCAAATCCAAAGAACAGAAGCTGCACAAGAAAAAACAGAGCGTTATTACATTGGAAAGTGAACGTGAAATGCCATATTCTGGCCAGAACTTCCGAAAGATAGCTGATGGCGATCCAAGCAATCGATCTAGTTCTGGATCAGTGATATCATATTCAGAAAGTTGCGCACATTTTGGAACAACCGATGCAAGTGATATGACAG gttCGGCACAATCAAATGTCTGGGATTCTCAGGTTCCATCCAAGAGAAGGACAGGTGTTACTCGTTCAAAGCCCTCTCCTGTTGAAAAGCTCACAAAAGACCTCTATACCATATGGCATGAACAACAGCCATCTTACCAAGGATCTTCTGAAGGGGATCTACTCTATGAAAGTGGAACTCCAATGGATTCATTTGAGATAGGCTATGGAAGCATACTCATTAGGAATTCAAAGTCCATAGAGGAGGAATCAGAGGCAAGCTCACTTCCGGTAGATAATAAATCATGCATTACCAATGAGGCTTATTCAGGGATTGCCTTCTTTCCTGTACATAGTGAAAGCAAAGGAATTAGACTTTTAGATTCTGGTAATGACAAACTTAAGAAGTCTACAGCACAAGTGACCAGAGAGAATGTCAGAAG CAGGGATAAATTTTCCTATGATAAGTTACAGATCCTGCGAGACAGAGAATCATCTCTATGTTCCACAGATCtgcaa GATGTCATTAACTTTGAAGAACTCATGAGGTATTTGACGCATGAGGAACAACAGCGTCTGATGAAGTATCTTCCTCCTATAGATACTGCCAAACCTCCTGAGAG CCTTAAAAGCATGTTTAGCAGTCCACAATTTGTGGAGTCTTTGTCTCACTTTCAGCAACTGCTTCAAGAGGGAATTTTTGATCTCTCCTTTTCGGGAGCAAATGTTGAAGAATGTAGGACTTTAAGGAAGCTTGTATTACTCAATTTGACAAAATTTAAATGGGTGGAGTACTATAAACATTTAAAG GATGCAAACCATAAACAAATCACAGAAGGAAAGGAAATGGTAAGCAGGCAAAAAGCTCCTGGATTTCGCACTTCAGCATCCCTCAAGAAGACTCGAGATGGCCAGAATCAGAACTATCCTG AGCTGAAAGAGACCATGAGAAGCCCAAAAAGACTCTGCAAATCTGGGAGCAcgaatcttctttcaagaaatcCAACTCAGCTGAATTGTAGTGATGTAGGCTCGAAGTTAACTGATGATGCGGATGATTTCTTGGACAATGAAGGGGCTTGCTTCAGTCCAAGAAGCTTTTTTGCATCTCCTCCAGATAGGGGCACCATGTTGGCTCCTTTACAATTCAGTGATGACAGTACTGATCATGACCTGTTGCTGGATGTGCCGTGCAATGGATCATTCCCCGAGGCGGAACTACTTTGTCATCCTTGGAAACAGAAAGCAGCCCAAAGCAGTTCCCCAGCAGAGAGTGGAGTTGCCCAAGGTGAAGAGAGTCTTTCCAACTTTCCGTCCAGCGTCAGCAACAAACAGCTGAACCACCAGTAG